In a genomic window of Heterodontus francisci isolate sHetFra1 chromosome 21, sHetFra1.hap1, whole genome shotgun sequence:
- the LOC137381147 gene encoding probable G-protein coupled receptor 139, producing MAVNIKGSPKIFYWYVNRGGIQSSSLLDKIVEANAEVKATKSNRQAAQAQDRESGRSGRLNCNYFNARRLTVIILYYFQLTMVHLSCLFPRTCGLSKCITRYLVAMALADLMVVIIHVMLHRINIMYFPAHFLFITPVCVLNLVMSSVSLDCSVWFTVAFTFDRFVAICCQKLQSKYNTEKTAAVVIATVFVMSCLRNIPFYYSVEPVFRIDDWYCVSTADYFTSPLWRVYKCIHIITNPLLPILLILLFNALTVKHIIVANRARRGLRSNSEKQDDPEVKNQRKSMILLFTISANFMLLWMTYVVHLLNWPVKNFYYTDKYNSNAIYITQQVGFMLQFLSCCSNTCIYGLAHRKFGEELQNGLRYVFTLIEKLCQ from the exons atggcagtcaacataaaagggagcccaaaaatcttctactggtatGTAAACA ggggtgggatccaaagtagtagtctcttggataagatagttgaggcaaatgcagaggttaaagcaaCCAAATCCAATAGGCAGGCCGCGCAGGCGCAGGACAGGGagagtggaaggtctggtcggctaaactgcaatTACTTTAATGCCAGAagacttacag TCATCATATTGTATTACTTTCAACTAACAATGGTTCACTTAAGCTGTTTGTTTCCAAGAAC gtgcggtctctccaaatgtatcactcgctacctggtggccatggcattgGCGGATCTCATGGTGGTAATCATCCATGTAAtgttacaccggattaatatcatgtactttccagctcacttcctgtttataactcctgtgtgcgTTCTAAATCTTGTCATGTCCAGTGTATCTTTAGACTGTTCagtctggtttactgtcgccttcacttttgatcgctttgtggcaatttgctgtcagaagctacaatcaaaatataacaccgaGAAAACAGCCGCAGTGGTTATCGCCACCGTGTTTGTGATGAGCTGTCTCAGAAATATTCCCTTTTACTATTCAGTTGAACCTGTATTTAGAATTGACGATTGGTATTGTGTTTCTACAGCTGATTATTTCACGTCCCCCTTGTGGAGGGTATACAAGTGTATCCACATCATCACAAATCCTCTattaccaatccttttaattctgttgttcaatgctttgaccgTCAAGCACATTATAGTGGCCAATAGAGCCCGCAGAggactccggagcaacagtgagaaacaggatgatccagaggtgaagaatcagaggaaatccatgattttgctttttactatttctgccaatttcatgtTATTGTGGATGACGTATGTTGTCCATCTTCTAAACTGGCCAGTGAAAAACTTTTATTACACAGATAAATATAACAGTAATGCGATATATATTACCCAGCAAGTTGGATTTATGCTGCAGTTTCTCAGTTGCTgctcaaacacttgtatctatggactggcaCATAGAAAATTCGGAGAGGAGCTGCAGAATGGGTTGAGATATGTGTTTACACTGATtgagaaattgtgtcaataa